A part of Microbulbifer sp. MI-G genomic DNA contains:
- a CDS encoding M20/M25/M40 family metallo-hydrolase has protein sequence MKKMICTLLIGFLAFSSAILAQEVWITIGNDGYQTLKKNTALADRQPLVAHGARNGVTILKVNERNLSDISTIMHQKHNRCGGFIVHGSLAEAQAAQLPPPSPVESNLVSYTIDNGPAVNALQEEISEVNIRSTIEALSGFTNRYYTTSTGVDGAEWIRDKWQALTSARSDISVQLYSHSWAQPSVILTIRGQVDPEEIVVLGAHLDSTVGFGTGEGTRAPGADDDASGIAALTEVIHAIVTTGYKPDKTLAFMGYAAEEVGLRGSGDIASDYQSQNKNVVGVLQLDMTNYFGSNSDIYIVDDYTNSAQNTFLRDLAQTYQSELSVGSTSCGYACSDHASWHNRGYVASFPFEAGFGGHNPYIHTMNDTLANSGGNANHAVKFGKLAAAYVAELAKGTIDDGPGPDPDPEEQTENFSGSVVRGSEEHFGPFSAVPGTGFIADMTGTNDADLYVRFGAAPTARDYDCRPYQDGSSENCTLSVPGEKRTVYVMVRGYSPRNSIFELQVTYTPE, from the coding sequence ATGAAAAAAATGATTTGTACATTGCTCATCGGGTTCCTGGCATTCTCCAGTGCCATCCTGGCGCAGGAGGTATGGATAACAATTGGCAACGATGGATATCAAACCCTGAAAAAAAATACGGCGCTAGCGGACAGGCAGCCCCTGGTTGCTCACGGTGCCCGTAACGGTGTAACGATATTGAAGGTGAATGAACGTAATCTATCCGATATTTCCACCATTATGCATCAAAAGCATAACCGCTGTGGCGGTTTTATCGTGCATGGATCCCTGGCAGAGGCGCAGGCAGCCCAGTTGCCTCCGCCATCCCCAGTAGAGAGCAATCTTGTCAGTTATACGATAGACAATGGTCCTGCTGTGAATGCGCTGCAAGAGGAAATCTCGGAGGTTAATATCCGCTCCACCATAGAGGCCCTGTCCGGCTTTACCAACCGCTATTACACCACCTCAACAGGTGTCGATGGGGCTGAGTGGATCAGGGATAAATGGCAGGCGTTGACCAGTGCGCGCAGTGATATCTCGGTGCAGCTCTATAGCCACAGCTGGGCGCAACCTTCTGTGATTCTTACCATTCGCGGTCAGGTTGACCCCGAAGAGATTGTGGTGCTTGGGGCCCACCTGGATTCCACGGTTGGCTTTGGTACCGGGGAGGGGACCCGAGCTCCCGGTGCCGATGACGACGCTTCGGGTATTGCAGCACTGACAGAAGTTATTCACGCCATAGTGACTACGGGCTACAAACCGGATAAAACCCTGGCGTTTATGGGATATGCAGCAGAGGAGGTCGGTTTGCGCGGATCCGGAGATATTGCCAGTGATTACCAAAGCCAAAACAAGAATGTGGTCGGTGTCTTGCAACTGGATATGACCAATTATTTTGGCTCCAACAGCGATATCTATATTGTCGACGATTATACAAACAGCGCCCAGAATACGTTCCTCAGGGATCTTGCCCAAACCTACCAGAGCGAACTGAGTGTCGGCAGCACTTCTTGTGGTTACGCTTGTTCAGATCATGCATCCTGGCACAATCGGGGCTATGTGGCGTCCTTCCCGTTTGAAGCCGGTTTTGGTGGCCACAACCCCTATATTCATACCATGAACGACACGCTTGCCAATAGTGGTGGAAATGCAAACCATGCCGTGAAGTTTGGCAAGCTGGCTGCAGCTTATGTTGCGGAACTGGCCAAGGGTACGATCGACGATGGTCCGGGTCCCGACCCCGACCCGGAGGAGCAGACCGAAAATTTCTCCGGTAGCGTGGTGCGGGGGAGCGAGGAGCATTTCGGGCCATTCAGTGCGGTGCCAGGTACGGGCTTTATCGCCGACATGACAGGAACCAATGACGCCGACCTCTATGTGCGTTTCGGAGCGGCGCCCACCGCGCGCGACTATGACTGTCGACCGTACCAGGATGGGTCCTCCGAAAACTGTACGTTATCGGTGCCCGGTGAAAAGCGTACAGTTTATGTGATGGTGCGGGGTTACAGCCCCAGGAATTCCATTTTTGAGCTGCAAGTCACCTATACGCCAGAATGA
- a CDS encoding DUF2799 domain-containing protein: protein MKLSYKITPLAASILFATGCATMSEEECRLADWQALGYEDGAAGRGLDYMQKRRQTCAKYHVQINTHTYRSGRNEGLQIYCTEIHGFAEGRAGEIYNGVCPANLEGHFLQGYNTGRAIFMTLSAVQSLEATIHDLELERESLLEDLTEKGALLIADEATREERIHLLAEIARLKTRHTELGIDIDNLTFELTQRQAEYQAVLSRSPYHP from the coding sequence GTGAAGTTAAGCTACAAGATCACCCCACTGGCCGCCTCGATTCTTTTTGCCACAGGCTGTGCCACCATGAGTGAGGAGGAATGCCGTCTGGCCGACTGGCAGGCACTTGGCTATGAAGACGGGGCGGCCGGCCGGGGCCTGGACTATATGCAAAAACGCCGCCAAACCTGCGCCAAATACCATGTCCAGATTAATACCCACACCTACCGCAGTGGCCGCAATGAAGGGCTGCAGATCTACTGTACTGAGATACACGGATTTGCTGAAGGTCGCGCCGGGGAGATCTACAACGGCGTATGTCCAGCGAACCTTGAGGGGCACTTCCTGCAGGGCTACAACACCGGTCGCGCTATTTTTATGACTCTCAGCGCTGTGCAGTCACTGGAAGCCACCATTCACGACCTGGAACTGGAGCGGGAATCTCTTCTGGAAGACCTGACAGAAAAAGGCGCACTACTGATTGCTGATGAAGCTACTCGGGAAGAGCGTATTCACCTGCTGGCGGAGATTGCACGCCTTAAAACACGTCACACAGAATTGGGGATCGATATTGACAACCTGACGTTTGAATTAACCCAGCGCCAGGCGGAGTACCAGGCGGTGCTTTCCAGATCGCCGTACCACCCCTAA
- the arfB gene encoding alternative ribosome rescue aminoacyl-tRNA hydrolase ArfB, translating to MRNDSRNIKVPVEEIQIRAMRARGAGGQNVNKVSTAIHLRFDILASSLPEEIKQRLLQLRDRRISGEGIVVIRAQRFRTQDKNRADALERLQCLIEKVLSVPRRRVATKPSRGARERRLERKSRRSKLKETRGKIRDL from the coding sequence ATGCGCAATGATTCCAGAAATATCAAGGTTCCTGTCGAGGAGATTCAGATAAGAGCGATGCGCGCCCGGGGAGCGGGAGGGCAAAATGTGAATAAGGTTTCCACCGCTATTCATCTGCGTTTTGATATCCTTGCCTCCTCGCTGCCCGAAGAGATCAAGCAGCGGCTACTACAACTGCGGGATCGGCGTATCTCTGGCGAGGGGATAGTGGTCATCAGGGCCCAGCGATTTCGTACTCAGGACAAAAATCGTGCAGATGCCCTTGAGCGTCTGCAATGTTTGATTGAAAAAGTCCTGTCAGTCCCAAGACGGCGAGTTGCCACCAAGCCAAGTCGCGGAGCGAGGGAGAGACGTTTAGAGCGTAAAAGCAGGCGTTCCAAGCTGAAAGAGACACGCGGGAAAATTCGAGATCTGTAA
- a CDS encoding GNAT family N-acetyltransferase has translation MFQIQTPNLILLELCDDDASFILNLLNDADFLQNIGDRGVRNLEQARTYIRNGPVTMYRQHNVGLYKVSLKEGTAIGICGLIKRAGLSDVDLGFAFLPQYRGMGYALEAAQGVIQYAQEWLGLERIAAIILPGNTPSVRLLKKIGFKAEGRITLPGEHKELLLMIWKISAHGHSPREEK, from the coding sequence ATGTTTCAAATTCAAACGCCAAATCTGATATTGCTGGAGCTTTGTGATGATGACGCAAGCTTCATTCTCAACCTGCTCAACGATGCGGATTTTTTGCAAAATATTGGTGATCGCGGTGTACGCAATCTGGAGCAAGCGCGTACCTATATCCGCAATGGCCCTGTCACCATGTACCGTCAACACAATGTCGGCCTCTATAAGGTGTCCCTAAAAGAAGGTACTGCCATCGGCATCTGCGGACTGATCAAGCGCGCAGGCCTGAGTGATGTGGATCTCGGCTTCGCTTTCCTACCCCAGTATCGCGGCATGGGGTATGCCCTGGAGGCCGCGCAAGGGGTCATTCAGTATGCACAAGAATGGCTCGGACTGGAGCGTATTGCCGCCATCATTCTGCCCGGCAACACACCCTCGGTGAGACTTTTGAAAAAAATCGGATTCAAAGCCGAGGGAAGGATTACGCTGCCCGGCGAGCACAAGGAGCTGTTACTCATGATATGGAAGATCAGTGCGCACGGTCACTCCCCCCGTGAGGAAAAATAA
- a CDS encoding glycosyl hydrolase family 18 protein, which yields MSICSVNAWSAPGAPVIAWMPTEYTEGTAIPVNWNMWWGENGTSWVLTSNNSQVCAGDLTPNGNNAQMANCTISASAGTHQLQVVLSNAAGSSASAVKTVNVLSGNGTPPDPQPIPDPEFVEAPAKPVIAWMDTNQSAGDITVSWNMWWGVNGSSWTLESNGSEVCNNTLTVNGNNAQHGSCTVNFAKGSYDLQVLLTNAAGSTASDIKSISVGDAGGGVVGSSETPLPTDYSSPGLRRHKPYSNTTNSVVGAYFVEWGIYGRNYQPAQIPASNLTHLLYGFIPICGPNQSLQEANPSGYSALLQSCQGKQDFEVTVHDQYAALDKLYPGDNDAQDYKGVFNQLRRIKLANPDLVIVPSVGGWTLSDPFYYLDNAANRKVFVDSMVEFLKTYTFFDGVDIDWEYPGGGGANADLGKESDGETYVTLMQDLRIALDTLESETGRQYQLTSAVGVSPAKISQVDYAQASPYMDYIFAMSYDYYGAWSEDLGHHAGLYPTASAIHEGFSGDETVTNLLAAGVPAHKLAVGVAMYGRGWKGVSNMTSQDPFSGKGGGPISLTMNNGHWEAGVVDYFRIVQEMLGGDPNSSGVNGWSAGYDDSAKAPYVWKPSTGELITYENGKSAKTKAEYVRQRGLAGTFSWEIDADNGDILNAVHEGLGHPQE from the coding sequence GTGTCCATATGCTCTGTCAATGCCTGGTCAGCACCGGGCGCTCCAGTTATTGCCTGGATGCCCACAGAATATACGGAGGGCACTGCCATTCCAGTGAACTGGAATATGTGGTGGGGTGAAAATGGCACCTCTTGGGTTTTAACATCGAACAACAGCCAGGTTTGTGCAGGGGACTTAACCCCCAATGGTAACAATGCCCAAATGGCCAATTGTACCATTTCCGCTTCTGCTGGTACTCACCAGTTACAGGTCGTACTCAGCAATGCAGCAGGCTCCTCGGCAAGTGCCGTGAAGACAGTAAATGTGCTTTCAGGAAATGGGACCCCACCGGACCCCCAACCTATTCCGGACCCTGAATTTGTAGAGGCTCCCGCCAAACCTGTAATCGCCTGGATGGATACCAATCAGTCGGCGGGGGATATAACGGTCTCATGGAATATGTGGTGGGGTGTGAATGGTTCCAGTTGGACACTGGAGTCTAATGGTTCAGAAGTGTGTAACAACACCCTGACAGTGAATGGAAACAATGCGCAGCACGGAAGTTGCACTGTGAACTTTGCGAAAGGCAGCTACGATCTTCAGGTGTTGTTAACCAATGCAGCAGGGTCCACCGCCAGTGATATCAAAAGCATCTCTGTTGGTGATGCTGGAGGCGGCGTGGTAGGCAGTAGCGAAACACCGCTGCCAACGGATTATTCCTCGCCGGGTTTGCGCAGGCATAAACCTTACAGCAATACAACAAATTCTGTGGTAGGTGCTTACTTTGTCGAGTGGGGCATTTATGGAAGAAATTACCAGCCAGCCCAGATACCTGCCTCCAATCTGACCCACCTGCTCTACGGCTTTATCCCCATTTGTGGGCCAAACCAAAGCCTGCAGGAAGCCAACCCCAGTGGGTATAGTGCCTTGCTGCAATCCTGTCAGGGAAAACAGGATTTTGAAGTCACAGTGCACGATCAATACGCGGCACTGGATAAACTCTATCCCGGAGACAATGATGCCCAGGACTATAAAGGCGTGTTTAACCAGCTGCGCCGCATAAAACTGGCTAACCCGGATTTGGTGATCGTACCTTCCGTGGGCGGCTGGACGCTCTCTGACCCATTCTATTACCTCGACAATGCCGCCAACCGTAAAGTGTTTGTTGATTCCATGGTTGAGTTTCTGAAAACGTATACTTTCTTTGATGGTGTTGATATTGACTGGGAATATCCAGGCGGTGGTGGCGCCAACGCCGATCTTGGCAAAGAGTCGGATGGCGAGACCTATGTCACCCTGATGCAAGATCTGCGCATAGCCCTGGATACTCTTGAATCTGAAACCGGTCGCCAGTATCAGCTGACCAGTGCTGTAGGCGTTTCCCCCGCCAAAATCAGCCAGGTTGATTACGCTCAGGCCAGCCCCTACATGGATTACATCTTTGCCATGAGCTACGACTACTATGGCGCATGGAGCGAAGATCTTGGTCACCATGCCGGGCTTTACCCCACAGCCAGCGCTATTCATGAGGGGTTCAGCGGTGATGAAACAGTCACCAACCTGCTCGCTGCAGGTGTACCCGCCCACAAGCTGGCGGTGGGCGTCGCCATGTATGGTCGGGGCTGGAAAGGGGTTTCCAACATGACTTCCCAAGACCCCTTCTCCGGAAAAGGAGGTGGCCCCATCTCACTGACAATGAACAATGGTCACTGGGAGGCTGGTGTTGTGGACTACTTCCGCATAGTGCAGGAAATGCTGGGAGGGGATCCCAATAGCTCAGGGGTCAATGGCTGGAGCGCTGGTTACGACGACAGTGCAAAGGCGCCCTACGTATGGAAGCCCAGCACAGGTGAACTGATCACCTATGAGAATGGTAAATCCGCTAAAACCAAGGCGGAATATGTTCGCCAGCGCGGGCTTGCCGGTACCTTTTCCTGGGAAATTGATGCGGATAATGGAGACATTCTCAATGCGGTTCACGAAGGGCTCGGCCACCCACAAGAGTAA
- a CDS encoding DUF1540 domain-containing protein: MIIATDMPEVSRCAVTQCAYNANDGCHARAITIGNGIDPDCDTFLANSKHTNSARTAGVGACKMENCKFNDDFECSADSIQVGRSGNSNNCLNYTH; encoded by the coding sequence ATGATTATTGCGACAGATATGCCCGAGGTCAGCCGGTGTGCCGTTACACAGTGCGCCTACAATGCCAATGACGGCTGCCATGCCAGAGCCATCACAATCGGCAATGGTATAGATCCCGATTGCGATACTTTCCTGGCCAATTCAAAGCACACCAACAGCGCCCGCACTGCCGGTGTCGGCGCCTGCAAAATGGAGAACTGCAAATTCAACGATGATTTTGAATGCTCTGCAGACAGTATCCAGGTTGGACGCAGCGGAAACTCAAATAACTGTCTCAACTACACCCACTAA
- a CDS encoding AMP-binding protein: MNPEERYERIKGLQPLELLYKREAEEADKVFLRQMYQRQWRDYTWGEVMARARRVAGFLRSQFEPGDRIALHAKNCADWVIVDVGIMLAEMISVPLYPGQSASSMSYVLQHSESKLLFCGATDNRDALLEVVDSIPTVAIHRCEIHCDQELDTVISTNAPYDESPVFDEDNIFTIMYTSGTTGHPKGVMHAWSSVVFVAPNMVRGYGYSESDRFFSYLPLAHAAERILIEFHSLYSGTPVYFPESLETFLEDLRRTRPTMFFSVPRLWSRFKQQVDQKIPPAVQNIILYIPGLSTWLGNRVRSSLGLDQARLLVTGASPISIELLRWYHRMGMKVADGYGMTENFIYGCIAHRDEDPVPGTVGKPQLNCELKISAQGEILFKSDSLMKGYYREPEKTADVIREGYYHTGDSGYIDEDGLVHITGRISESFKTSKGKFIQPSLLEGAFSNEPLLAQCCVLGHGMDQPVLLATVSELAETLSREEIRARLMKLLGAVNQRLSHHERIKLILIGKEEWTAVNGLLTPTMKTKRKELEARYQPLLKAFANSEGIIWEPPDSASQQEGNATVEAVVIDPVIK; this comes from the coding sequence ATGAACCCGGAAGAGCGATACGAGAGGATAAAAGGTCTGCAGCCTTTGGAGCTTCTCTATAAAAGGGAAGCTGAAGAGGCTGACAAGGTTTTCCTGCGCCAGATGTACCAGCGTCAGTGGCGGGACTACACCTGGGGCGAAGTGATGGCTAGAGCCAGGCGGGTAGCGGGTTTCCTGCGCAGCCAATTTGAGCCCGGAGATCGTATTGCCCTTCATGCCAAAAACTGTGCCGACTGGGTGATCGTAGATGTGGGCATCATGCTGGCTGAAATGATCAGTGTCCCCCTGTACCCTGGGCAGTCCGCCTCTTCCATGTCCTATGTGTTGCAGCACTCGGAATCAAAACTGCTGTTCTGTGGGGCTACGGATAACCGCGATGCTCTGCTGGAGGTGGTGGATTCCATCCCCACAGTGGCTATACATCGCTGTGAGATTCACTGCGACCAGGAGCTGGATACCGTAATCAGCACTAATGCGCCTTACGATGAAAGCCCGGTATTTGATGAAGATAACATTTTCACCATTATGTATACCTCCGGGACTACAGGTCACCCGAAGGGTGTGATGCACGCCTGGTCATCGGTGGTTTTTGTCGCGCCGAATATGGTCAGGGGGTATGGTTACAGCGAGTCGGACCGTTTTTTTTCCTATCTCCCTTTGGCCCATGCCGCGGAGCGAATCCTGATAGAATTTCACAGTTTGTACTCGGGAACCCCGGTGTACTTTCCCGAATCCCTGGAAACCTTTCTTGAAGATCTGCGACGCACCCGCCCCACGATGTTTTTTTCGGTCCCCAGGTTGTGGAGTAGATTTAAACAACAGGTTGATCAAAAAATTCCGCCGGCTGTACAAAACATCATACTGTATATACCCGGCCTAAGCACCTGGCTTGGGAACCGGGTCCGCAGCAGTTTGGGATTGGATCAGGCACGGTTGCTGGTGACGGGGGCATCGCCAATCTCGATCGAGTTATTGCGCTGGTATCACCGTATGGGGATGAAGGTGGCAGATGGCTACGGTATGACGGAAAACTTTATCTATGGCTGTATTGCGCACAGGGATGAGGACCCTGTGCCGGGCACTGTAGGGAAACCACAGCTCAACTGTGAGTTAAAAATTTCCGCCCAGGGTGAAATACTGTTTAAAAGTGACTCTTTAATGAAGGGATATTATCGGGAGCCCGAGAAAACTGCGGACGTGATTCGCGAAGGTTATTACCATACCGGGGACTCCGGTTATATTGATGAGGATGGTCTGGTGCATATTACCGGGCGCATTTCCGAATCCTTTAAAACCAGCAAAGGGAAATTTATCCAGCCCAGTCTTCTGGAGGGAGCCTTCAGCAATGAACCGCTACTTGCACAGTGCTGTGTGCTCGGGCATGGAATGGATCAACCGGTGCTGCTGGCAACGGTATCTGAGTTGGCGGAAACCCTTTCAAGAGAAGAAATACGAGCCAGATTGATGAAGTTGCTTGGCGCTGTGAATCAGCGCTTGTCGCACCATGAACGAATTAAACTGATTCTCATTGGCAAGGAGGAGTGGACAGCGGTAAATGGATTGCTTACCCCAACGATGAAGACCAAGCGCAAGGAGCTCGAAGCGCGTTACCAGCCATTGCTTAAGGCGTTTGCAAACAGCGAGGGAATTATTTGGGAGCCGCCGGATAGTGCCAGCCAGCAAGAGGGGAACGCCACTGTGGAAGCTGTTGTCATCGATCCTGTAATCAAATAA
- a CDS encoding ABCB family ABC transporter ATP-binding protein/permease, with protein MPRHKSTATLDEVHWGALKTLLPYLLEFRRAVVLAVLCLIGAKLAGVTLPFILKHIVDDLDSAGDTAQAVALPLGLLLAYGVVRFSNTLFGELRDTIFGRVTERAQRRVGLEVFQHLHTLDLDFHLNRRTGGLSRDIERGNSGIGFLMRFMVFNIVPTLVEITLVAGLLWWNYSGVFALVVLAAVIAYIGFSVVATEWRTRFVRALNQAESQASNRAVDSLLNYETVKYFANEPHESGHYDRDLAVWEQARRSNRLSLFGLNSGQALIIAGAMCTAMVLAATGVARGQMSIGDFVLVNAFMMQIFMPLNFLGFVYREMKGALANIEKMFSLLAVKPAIADISNARTLQVNGGRIDFEDVQFGYRDNRRILKGISFSALPRQKVAIVGASGAGKSTLSKLLFRFYEASVGSIRIDGQDIRQVTLESLRRNIGVVPQEAVLFNQSIKENVRYGRVDADDEAVMEAIRHAHLSEFVQQLPQGADTLVGERGLKLSGGEKQRVAIARALLKKPPIMIFDEATSSLDSRSERSIVASLQEIAREQTTLVIAHRLSTIVDADKILVMEQGRIVEQGSHRQLLALEGHYAALWRIQQQERGTETKAADAPLS; from the coding sequence ATGCCCAGACACAAATCCACCGCCACACTGGATGAAGTACACTGGGGTGCATTGAAAACCCTCTTGCCATACCTGCTGGAATTCCGTCGGGCGGTTGTTTTGGCAGTTCTATGCCTCATCGGCGCCAAGCTCGCTGGGGTGACCCTGCCATTTATCCTCAAACATATCGTGGATGACCTGGATAGTGCCGGCGACACTGCCCAGGCTGTTGCACTGCCACTGGGACTGCTCTTAGCCTATGGTGTCGTACGCTTCTCCAATACCCTGTTCGGCGAACTGCGCGATACCATCTTTGGCCGCGTAACGGAGCGCGCGCAGCGCAGAGTGGGGTTGGAGGTCTTCCAGCACTTGCACACACTGGATCTGGATTTTCACCTAAACCGACGCACCGGTGGCCTGTCCCGGGACATTGAGCGTGGCAACAGCGGCATCGGTTTCCTGATGCGCTTTATGGTATTCAACATCGTACCCACCCTGGTGGAAATCACCCTGGTGGCGGGACTCCTGTGGTGGAACTACAGCGGCGTATTCGCCCTTGTGGTTCTGGCGGCAGTCATCGCCTATATCGGCTTCTCGGTGGTGGCCACGGAATGGCGTACGCGCTTTGTGCGGGCATTGAACCAGGCAGAGTCCCAGGCCAGTAACCGGGCGGTGGACAGCCTGCTGAACTATGAGACCGTCAAATATTTCGCCAATGAGCCGCACGAGTCCGGTCACTACGACCGCGATTTGGCAGTTTGGGAACAGGCGCGACGCAGCAACCGCCTGTCGCTGTTCGGACTGAACAGCGGCCAGGCACTGATTATCGCCGGAGCCATGTGTACCGCTATGGTCCTTGCCGCAACAGGCGTGGCCAGAGGGCAAATGAGCATTGGCGATTTTGTACTGGTCAACGCCTTTATGATGCAGATTTTCATGCCGTTGAATTTCCTCGGCTTTGTTTATCGGGAAATGAAGGGCGCACTGGCCAATATCGAAAAAATGTTCTCTCTGCTTGCGGTGAAACCGGCCATAGCGGACATCTCCAATGCCCGGACTCTGCAGGTGAATGGAGGCCGTATTGACTTCGAGGATGTCCAGTTTGGCTACAGGGATAACCGCAGGATTCTCAAGGGTATCAGTTTCTCGGCCCTGCCCCGTCAGAAGGTCGCGATTGTTGGCGCAAGCGGTGCTGGCAAATCCACCCTGTCGAAGTTGCTGTTTCGCTTCTACGAAGCCAGTGTCGGCAGTATTCGTATTGACGGTCAGGATATTCGCCAGGTCACTCTGGAATCCCTGCGCCGCAACATCGGTGTTGTACCGCAGGAGGCAGTGTTATTTAACCAGTCGATCAAGGAAAACGTGCGCTATGGGCGGGTTGATGCCGATGATGAAGCGGTCATGGAGGCAATTCGCCACGCACATCTGTCGGAGTTTGTTCAGCAACTGCCCCAGGGGGCGGATACCCTGGTGGGAGAGCGGGGCCTGAAACTCTCCGGTGGAGAAAAGCAGCGGGTGGCCATTGCCCGCGCACTGCTGAAAAAGCCACCAATTATGATTTTCGACGAGGCAACCTCTTCACTGGACAGTCGTTCGGAGCGCAGCATTGTTGCCTCGCTACAGGAGATCGCCCGGGAGCAGACAACGCTGGTCATCGCGCACCGCCTGTCAACCATTGTGGATGCAGATAAGATCCTGGTGATGGAACAGGGCCGCATAGTGGAGCAGGGCTCACACCGCCAGTTGCTGGCTTTGGAAGGACACTACGCGGCGCTTTGGCGTATTCAACAACAAGAGCGTGGCACCGAGACAAAAGCCGCAGATGCCCCACTGTCCTGA
- a CDS encoding dipeptidyl-peptidase 3 family protein produces the protein MTIPFSSTRIAAALLTLALVGGCSKDKQAEKITSDEAEAQIVESETVTPPSGQTVENADQRFDIYVPVELTANLSGLSDKQRDMISLLIDASQVMDRLFWLQSYGPAEVLLPDIEDGRARKFAQINYGPWDRLNDNKPFIAGYGPKPLGANFYPADMTRDEFEDWNQPGKDGLYSLVRRDDAGKLTLIPYRDAYNAELKKAASILRQAATLAENKAFAHYLNLRAEALLTDNFRPSDMAWMDMKENEIDVVIGPIENYEDQLFAYRTAYESYVLLKDKAWSAKLAKFAALLPELQRGLPVEAQYKSEKPGTDSDLNAYDVLFYAGHSNAGSKTIAINLPNDEEVQLAKGTRRLQLKNAMRAKFDKILVPISDVLIAPDQRKHITFPAFFANTMFHEVAHGLGIKKTLNSGENVRQALKETSSALEEGKADILGLYMVTRLHEKGEIEDGELMDNYVTFLAGIFRSVRFGAASAHGKANMVRFNFFRDQGAFTRDATTGQYSVDFERMQQAMTNLSRLILTIQGDGDYAQAKSLLAEQGVIGPELQADLDRLAKADIPVDVTFIQGKEVLGL, from the coding sequence ATGACCATTCCCTTTTCATCCACCAGGATAGCTGCCGCACTATTGACGCTGGCACTGGTCGGTGGCTGTTCCAAGGATAAGCAGGCTGAGAAAATCACCAGTGACGAAGCTGAAGCGCAGATCGTCGAGTCCGAAACTGTGACGCCCCCCAGTGGCCAGACCGTGGAGAATGCAGACCAGCGTTTCGATATTTATGTTCCGGTAGAACTCACTGCAAACCTGAGCGGCCTGTCGGACAAACAGCGCGATATGATCAGCCTGCTGATCGATGCCAGCCAGGTGATGGATCGCTTGTTCTGGCTGCAATCCTACGGCCCGGCGGAGGTGCTGCTGCCGGATATCGAAGACGGCCGCGCGCGCAAATTTGCTCAGATAAACTATGGCCCCTGGGACCGTCTCAACGACAACAAACCGTTTATCGCCGGCTACGGGCCCAAACCATTAGGCGCCAATTTCTATCCGGCGGATATGACCCGCGACGAATTTGAAGACTGGAACCAACCCGGAAAAGACGGTCTCTACTCCCTGGTGCGTCGCGATGACGCTGGCAAACTGACGTTGATACCCTACCGCGATGCCTATAATGCAGAACTGAAGAAGGCCGCGAGCATTCTGCGCCAGGCCGCAACACTGGCCGAGAACAAGGCATTTGCCCACTACCTGAACCTGCGCGCAGAGGCACTCCTGACCGACAATTTCCGGCCCAGTGATATGGCCTGGATGGATATGAAAGAGAATGAGATCGACGTGGTGATTGGCCCTATCGAAAACTACGAGGACCAGCTGTTTGCCTACCGCACCGCCTACGAATCCTATGTGCTGTTGAAGGACAAGGCGTGGAGCGCGAAACTGGCCAAGTTCGCCGCACTGTTACCCGAACTGCAGAGGGGTTTGCCGGTTGAAGCGCAGTACAAGTCCGAAAAACCGGGTACGGACTCCGACCTGAACGCTTACGACGTGCTGTTCTATGCAGGCCACAGCAATGCCGGTTCCAAAACCATCGCTATCAACCTGCCCAATGATGAAGAAGTACAACTGGCAAAGGGCACTCGCCGGCTGCAGTTAAAAAATGCCATGCGTGCCAAATTCGATAAGATCCTGGTGCCCATCAGCGATGTGCTGATTGCTCCGGATCAGCGCAAGCACATCACCTTCCCCGCTTTCTTTGCCAACACCATGTTCCATGAAGTGGCCCATGGGCTCGGGATCAAAAAGACCCTGAACAGTGGTGAGAATGTTCGTCAGGCACTGAAAGAGACCTCCTCTGCCCTGGAAGAGGGCAAGGCAGATATTCTCGGGCTCTATATGGTCACGCGATTGCACGAGAAGGGAGAGATTGAGGATGGCGAGTTGATGGACAATTATGTCACTTTCCTCGCCGGGATCTTCCGCAGTGTACGCTTTGGTGCGGCTAGTGCCCACGGCAAAGCCAATATGGTGCGTTTTAATTTCTTCAGAGACCAGGGTGCCTTTACCCGTGATGCCACCACCGGGCAATACAGTGTGGACTTCGAGCGGATGCAGCAGGCCATGACCAACCTGTCCCGTCTGATCCTCACCATTCAGGGGGATGGCGATTACGCGCAGGCCAAGAGCCTGCTGGCCGAGCAGGGCGTAATTGGCCCGGAGCTGCAGGCCGACCTGGATCGCCTTGCGAAAGCGGATATTCCTGTCGATGTGACCTTTATCCAGGGTAAGGAGGTGCTGGGCCTCTAG